A genomic region of Papaver somniferum cultivar HN1 chromosome 7, ASM357369v1, whole genome shotgun sequence contains the following coding sequences:
- the LOC113292749 gene encoding peroxidase 27-like — translation MGSTLKCLSLLVLVFLVIDTTNGQGLKLGFYGKSCPKAESIIHKTVAKYVSFNPTFPAALLRMHFHDCFVRGCDGSVLLNSTSTNQTEKAAIPNLSLRGFNIIDAAKAAVEKVCPGVVSCADILALSARDSISMIKGPWWKVPTGRRDGRISTIGDAFIHLPPPFFNVTQLKASFASKGLNAKDLAVLSGGHTIGIANCAGFSQRLYNFTGKGDSDPALDSRYKLRLKSKCKPNDFVTTAEMDPGSFKTFDSSYYKLIAKRRGLFTSDATLLDDPVTKAYVRSQATTNGPTFFKDFAVSMQKMNAIEVITGKAGEIRKHCALIN, via the exons ATGGGTAGCACTCTAAAGTGTCTGTCACTTTtggttcttgtttttcttgtcatAGACACAACTAACGGGCAGGGACTGAAATTGGGTTTCTACGGAAAGTCATGCCCCAAGGCAGAGTCTATTATTCACAAAACTGTGGCTAAATATGTTTCCTTTAATCCTACATTCCCTGCTGCGTTATTGAGGATGCATTTCCATGATTGCTTCGTCAGG GGTTGTGATGGTTCAGTTCTTCTTAATTCGACAAGCACAAATCAAACTGAAAAAGCCGCAATTCCTAATTTATCCCTTAGAGGCTTCAATATTATCGACGCTGCAAAGGCTGCAGTTGAAAAAGTGTGCCCCGGAGTTGTTTCATGTGCAGATATTCTTGCATTGTCTGCAAGAGATTCAATATCTATG ATTAAAGGACCGTGGTGGAAGGTACCCACTGGACGAAGAGATGGACGAATATCTACTATTGGAGATGCTTTTATCCATCTACCACCACCATTCTTCAATGTCACTCAATTGAAGGCATCATTTGCATCAAAGGGGTTGAATGCGAAAGACCTTGCAGTCTTATCAG GTGGGCATACAATTGGTATTGCCAATTGTGCAGGATTTTCACAAAGGTTGTACAACTTCACCGGCAAAGGAGATTCAGACCCAGCACTGGACAGCAGATATAAACTACGATTGAAGAGCAAATGTAAGCCAAACGATTTCGTGACTACAGCCGAGATGGATCCAGGAAGCTTCAAAACATTCGACTCAAGTTACTACAAGCTTATTGCTAAGAGAAGAGGATTATTTACATCTGATGCAACTCTTCTAGACGACCCTGTGACGAAGGCTTACGTTAGGAGTCAAGCAACAACCAACGGACCAACTTTCTTCAAGGATTTTGCTGTGTCTATGCAGAAAATGAATGCTATTGAAGTTATCACTGGTAAAGCCGGTGAAATCAGGAAACACTGTGCCTTAATCAACTAA